The sequence ATACACTAATTTAAGGGCTCACAGAGGGCaagtcagagaggaaaagataACTAGTGACAACCTGTGATTCTGCTTACAGTGTGATCCTGTATAATCTTGTGACCGCACTGGAAAATTAGCATCTAGCGCTGCGCACAGAGACCGCGCTGTCCTGTGCCATGATGTGATTACTGCTTTCTTGACTTTCTTGTCACCCCACAGCAGCGGTGGAAAAAGTACTTCAACTGTAGACCTCAGTAAAAGCAACATCACAGAGTAAAATGTGCCTTTAACAGTAAATGTCACACATTCAAAAGAGTAGTACACTGTGACAGTTCCTTTCAGAGGGTTAAATGTAAGTATTTTAAGTGCTTTTAATTGTATATGATCTTAGCAGCGCCAGTAACAAGTAACTGCAGTGATCAAATTAACAACGTGTTAAAGTGCAAAACATGTAAGTGTAATAAAAGTATTAGGTTAAATATAAAGTCTCTGAAAGTTAGATGTACTGTAAAGACTTGTTCACTGTGGCGAGAAAACTCATTCGTTCCACTGTTTTTATGACTAAAGACCTTACCTGTGGGAATCTTGTAACCAGTCTCTCCGGGCTTTCTCAGGTTCCTCAGGATGTGGTCAGAGTGCACATTCACCAGCCAGCCGACCAACCACAGAACAGACCCTGGAGACGAACCAGCCAAAAGCTGCTTTAGCACAAGATTTTACTGAACAACAGCCAGACAGCCgtgctgtatttttaaaagttaCAGCAATCACAGTATTCAGTCAGAATTCATGTGAagttttgctgctgtgactTGAAGTGCTTAAATTTTCTCAACCAGCTTCTTGCTGATTTAGATGTGTTTGAATCAAATCTAATGACAGGTGTACTGTCAGTTGCAAGCCTCTGTCAATCAAATCCAgtgaaaacacacccacacaatccTAATGAAGGAGCTCTAGATACgttaatgagtttttttttaatgagtgttTTTTATTCAAAACTTGAATAAAGCTCTGAAGACTTGAAACCAGTCTTTCAAgtgttttaaaatacacttgAAGTATTGCTTTCCATATCATGGTTTGTTAGAGTCTGTTTAGTTGGTCCCACTGTGGCTAACTGTGGCCAAAAATGTATATCATGAAAAACCTTTATATTCACTTtgctaattaaaaatgtaacaaCAGTTATATTAAATATAATCATACATACATTATATTTCAGACACCGTGATTAATCACAGTACAAGCTGTTCAAGATTCTGGACTTCTGGGTTGGACTGTGGACAGACTATCTGCTGGGATCCTGATTTCTGCCACCCACATCTCAGATTCAAAACAAAATGGTAATTTCAGTATCAGGCTATAATTACATAGGTTTCAGACAATATATTTACTAAAAATTGCGAAATAAATTTAAGTCAGTAAGtaattaaaaatgttgtgtCCAGCACAggtcaaattaaataaaactgtcacTTCATTCTGCTTGAATACATTAATATTTTGTTAGGTAAAGGATGAATGGGGACTGTAAGTGGAGTGGAGGGACAgcaacagtggaaaaacataTAAATTGACAGCTTCCTGTGTTAGCTTGAATAGCAAGGGGAGCCAAAAAACTAGTGAGCACTTTGATGTTTGGAAAGCATGAAAAGCACCTGCAGTGGAGGAAAAactaaaagaggaaacagacaagACGGACATAAGAGTTTTAATGATTGCTATGTTTTTTAACTCttgccatttcatttcatttcatttaaaagaaagagaagggtaGAAGGAGATAAGAGGGGTAGAAGGGATGAACCGGGAGTTACGGTAAGAGGCAGGGAGCCTGTAATTATTCTGACTGTGCAccttactctgtctctctgtgattCACTGAAGCACGTTTTATCTAGTGCTGTtcttatatattatttttaagttaCTTGTACTTTGAGTAGCTTGTTAACCAAGTGTTTTGTGAATcttaatttgattatttttagaGTACCACTTTTCAAGTTTTCACCCACCACTGCAATTGTTTCTTGTACAGTATGCTCAAGTCTTtctttaatttatatattataatgtCAGTATTAACAAatttattcaaaaataaataaattaaatatgctttttttctctgtcaaagACCTTATGCTAATGGAACAGAAACCAGTTTTACTTTACttacaatcaatatttttattgttttaaatgtctCTATTTGGATTAGCCGTCATCTTTATCCCTGATTACCTTCCTGTCACAGACATGCTCTTTTGCACATAAAACAAGTCTTGTCCCCTTGTAAAAAGTGGAGTAGCAGGCACAGTACACCTACCAGCAACGAAGCATGGATGTGTAACCCAGTACGCAGGGTACTCAGCATAATGGCTCAGGTACCTGATCTGCATGTAGCCATTAtagaagcagaaaacaaaggCCAGGGCGAATGAGGTGAATGGTGTTGATTTACCTCCTCGGATTAAAAATGGATAAATAAGGGATctgaagcagaaaaataaaataaaataagttaaCTGTGCAACCTTTTATTTCAAATACACACTTTGATATATTGACATGGATTAGTTAGCTAGAACAGGTGACATATTATAAAATGCAAtgcacattttaatattcatcTCTCTTACTGTGTTCATTATGAAATAACATATATTCAAATATTAACCAGCTTGTTTGAGGGGAGGGGCTGAAGCTCTCCTTACACATAGGAAACCACCTACTATGCTGTGCATGCTGGTAATAGTTGACATTACATAACACCTGAGTGTCTCCAGGTGTAAAGTTATGGGTTTTGTGTTTGATGATGGTTACGTACCTCTGGACATAGTGGCAAAAATACATGGCAATGAGCAGCTGATTCGGTAGCATTGAGGTTTTCGCAGAGGAGGTCCAGACTACCAGACACAGAGGCACAAGGAAAGCAGGCATCTCCTGAACGAACCAGGCAAACCTGACATTAACGGGAAATCCATACTTGCTGCTAGCATATCGCCCGTATGGGACATTTTCGAAGAGCAAAGTAACGAAAGTACAGGCTCCCATGAAAACCATAAAGTAAGCCATACGATCCAAAATGTACAGCTCTTCTTCTTCGGAGGAGAAGAGTCTGGAGAGAAGAGCGTCCGTCATCGCGGGAGGGCTAAACTTACTGAACAaaagtatatttatatatgcacCAATATGAAAATATGGTGTATCCCTAGCTAACACTTGAGTATGCTACGGATGACATACAGTTCGTGCACGCGACTGACTTACAGGTTTCCCATCCCTGACTACTCGGACCAATCACAATCCCTGAACAGATATGGTACTGAATCCTATCAACCAATCAAAATGCTCGGTTTTCCATATAAGTTATTCAACGTCGTTAATTTGCATATTTCACATGCTGTAAACGATGACCTGTTTAAATTGTGGCTCACTAGACTAACATTTTAGAAttagaaatgaggaaaaacGTTTACGTTGCATTCAAGCTGTAAAAACCCCCCGCAATTCTAATGCTGTAACGTGGAAAGACATATGTTCCGAAGTGCCCCGAAGTGTCCCGAtgatgttttacttttattcagGCGAATTTCGTGGCCACCTCGAAAGGTCCTGATTCACGTGCGTCAGAGGCAACACGTTTCGAGGATACACAGCACAGCGGTGCACCCTGTAGATTTACATTTTATCCGAGTCACAAGTCGCGTTTCCCTGCATCCACATTGCACGATTTACCGCAGACTTTACTCCGTAGTTGTGTGCTGTTCCAACATGGGGAAAAGAAGCAGGCAACGGCAGAAAAACCAGGCTGCTGGCAGGGACAACAGAGACAACGCTGTAAGATTCATACTTCTGCAGCAACTCTTGCTAATATTAGTTTCTGCAGCTAGGCCACATATTGTTACCTATATCTAAATGTAGTTAATTCGAAGAGAGctgaggggatttttttttgggtggtTATCTTTACTAACCGTGCTCAGTTATGTTGTCATGACGCTGCTAAACAGCTTCAACAAGATGTTTACTGTTAGCTATCTTTAACTCTGTTAACGCTGTTTTCTAAACCATGTGGGTGACCAGCCTTTTTAGATTGTGAGACTTCGCTCttgaatttattaatttaatatcGCCATTTGTATAGGCAAGGGCACGTTGAtttacatctttaaaaaaatctagtAATCTTTTCTCACAACACTatgaagggaaggaggaagcagGATTGAAACTCCAAAATGCGACTGAAATAAGTGTTACCTGTGGATTACTACAGGCCGAATTGTTGATTAGACCAAACTAAAATGTAATAGGTGTTATGACATGTTCTACAAGTTATCTACCCTTGACCATAAGCAAGAAAAAATTTAATTGACGCATTTTTGAATGACATTTcatcttacttttttttcctaacagatgatttttttctccatttagtAGGTGCTTTCCTGGTTATTCTGTACAGAAAGGCAGTTTAAATAGTCAGTCTACGCTTAGTTGCCAGTTTagattaggtacacctagctaaaagTATTACTGTCTAATATGACAGTAGGATTTATCACAGGACAGCTGTATCAGACTGCATTAGTCTTGGCCCGGTtttcctaataaactggcaatgGAGTATACATAGCCCATACTAATGGCCATACATCCCATACATCTGTGTATTCAGGGTTGGGGAGCTGGCTATGCAGACATTGTCAAGGAGAATAAGCTTTTTGAGCACTACTACAAGGAGCAAGGGCTGGTGCCAGAGGGAGAGTTCGAACAGTTTATGGAGGCGATGAGGGAACCGCTGCCAGCCACCATCCGCATCACTGGATACAAAAGGTCAGCTGGACATTTTTATAACATTGATTCCTATCCTTTGTCTTGTTCATGCTAAACACCATGTGAGAGGCTGTCAAATTAAGGTGCCTCTGCTCACTGGTAAGTGTGCAAACCTCACAGATCACGTGATGGCTACATGGCTACAAAATTACAGATCTGTCATTTTTGAATTTCTACTTTTCGGGGCAAGGGAAGAATGTGCTATCTCTACCACCTCACATTATAACAGGAAAAGCCTCATATTTGGACTGAATGTAGAGGCCATGAGACCACGAGAGGCTAACTGTAATATGACAAGACTAATGTGTTTGAACTATATTTGTACAATCTTTTAATGACATACCATCAGACAGCAGCAAGTGATGACAGAAAAGCCTGATCTGTAAGAGTAAAGGTGTGAAAGGAAGTTTATGTGTTGGATGTAAAcctttgtcttattttataGTGTATAAACCCTGCAGTCTCTTGAACTAAGCTCTCTCACTGCTGGTTGACACAAGTATTTGTAGCTACCTCAGTTACCACTTGCcatatttctcctcttttctgcttTGTTCCAGCCATGCAAAGGAGATCCTTCACTGTCTGAAGGAAAAGTACTTCAAGGATATTCAGGAGCTGGAGATCGATGGCCAGAAGATTGAGGCTCCACAGGCTCTGAGCTGGTAAGATCTTGCATGCTTTACCCAAAACTAAAAGGAAGCACAGATTCAAAGTAGAAACTTAGCAtgcactgtgtctgtgttctgCAGGTATCCTGATGAGCAGGCCTGGCATACTAACATGAGCAGGAAGATTATTAGAAAGTCTCCCCTGCTGGAGAAGTTCCACCAGTTTCTGGTCAGCGAGACTGAGTCGGTGAGTATGACACAAACCAGATACAGAATTTACCAAAAACACCTGTGACCCGATTAAAGGCTGTGTTAAAGGCTTATAACAGAAGTGTTGCAGGTTTAAATATTGGCTATGTTCACCAGATTTACCCTGGATAGgtagttggaaaaaaaaaaggaaaacaaaatctcTGAAATGATTGGAGGAATGAAGAGGCCGACATCGTTTTTACGCTTGTCCTTGCAGGGTAACATCAGTCGACAGGAGGCTGTCAGTATgatccctcctctgctcctgaaGATTGAGTCCCACCACAAGGTAAAAGCTCTGCCCTCGTTGAAGGTTAAAACTGTCAGTGCTTGAtgcattttcaattttttattttcttcctgtgGGCCCTGGGGAAACAGCTgtgcttaaaaataaataaataaataaataaataaataaaataacaaacttGTTTGAAGTgctggtgtgcatgtgtttgtgtgcagatcCTGGACATGTGTGCAGCTCCAGGGTCAAAAACAGCCCAGCTGATTGAGATGCTCCACTCTGACATGGATGTGCCATTTCCAGGTAACAAAGACATATTTGAACTGATATCTGTACACTGTAATTATAAAAATGCACGGAGAACATGCATGGATATGAACTAATGCTGATACCACACAGTACAATATAACAGTAAATTAACAGTAGTCTCAGCCATTGTGCCCCTGCATGAACAATATGTAATTCTGATGTACACCTCCGCCTTCTAGAGGGCTTCGTAATTGCCAACGACGTAGACAACAAGCGCTGCTACCTGCTGGTGCACCAGGCCAAGCGTCTTAACAGCCCCTGCATCATGGTGGTCAACCACGATGCCTCCTGCATCCCCACACTGCAGATCGACTCAGACGGCAAGAGGGACATCCTCTTCTACGATCGCATTCTGTGCGACGTGCCCTGTAGGTAAGTAAACGGCCCGCAGGACGTGTCTGCACCGATGGGTGCCACTGTACCGCAGGAGGAGTGAGGGTTGGGAATTGTGAGGAGGAAGTGGATAAAGGAAGGAACATGGTTGAgaagctctgctgtgtgtgtgtgtgtgggcgttcGACTGGagaagagatgtgtgtgtgacagatggaGATGAGGCTTCACCCAGCCTGAAAAATTCAAGGCATCTCCACCTCCTTATAGATGAttgttgttaatgttttaatttattgcTGCCACATTTTGATATGAGACAAGTCCTCAAACTAGCATCCGCATCATACATGGAATTACCCTGGCGTATGCTGTATCCCTTCTTCACTTGAAGCCTAGCATCATTTTGTGGTCAAAGCAGAACTGCGCTAGTTTGCAAATGCTGCCAGAGTTTGGCCAGCTGCAGCGCTGAAGCCAGGAGCCCCtgccaaacacaacacagtgagagggagaggaagaaaagcagtAATGAAGACAGAGGAAGGCAGGAAGCAGTGATGTGAGCAGTCAGCTAAAGCCCGGCGTTTACAGTTTGTGCTTCGCAGACATTTTTTCCGCCATGAGAAGTGTCGGGGATCTGTGGTGGTTTTAGCTCCTCGGGGCCAAACTGGGGCTAcgtctgactgctgctgctgtctgctctgtgtttctgcagcggGGACGGCACCATGAGGAAAAACATAGATGTGTGGAAGAAATGGACGACCAGCAACAGCCTGCACCTCCACGGGTGAGTGGGGAGGGCGTGTGCTACTAATATTAACGTGACAACATAGGAATTCACACACATGTGGTAGACTAGATTGCCTATA is a genomic window of Toxotes jaculatrix isolate fToxJac2 chromosome 13, fToxJac2.pri, whole genome shotgun sequence containing:
- the srd5a1 gene encoding 3-oxo-5-alpha-steroid 4-dehydrogenase 1; translation: MTDALLSRLFSSEEEELYILDRMAYFMVFMGACTFVTLLFENVPYGRYASSKYGFPVNVRFAWFVQEMPAFLVPLCLVVWTSSAKTSMLPNQLLIAMYFCHYVQRSLIYPFLIRGGKSTPFTSFALAFVFCFYNGYMQIRYLSHYAEYPAYWVTHPCFVAGSVLWLVGWLVNVHSDHILRNLRKPGETGYKIPTGGMFEYVSGANFLGEITEWAGFALAGHSVHSAAFAIFTTVVLTSRAVAHHKWYLAKFEDYPKTRKALIPFIF